The Chryseobacterium geocarposphaerae genome window below encodes:
- a CDS encoding RNA polymerase sigma factor translates to MTQETFKDTVFILKDEMYRFAKRFVMSSDEAEDVVQDLMIKFWQKKEELGQFGNLKSYALKAVRNECLNRLKHHDVKLGFADMQLHRSELYSMEVNNLKEQIIGYINQLPEKQKMVIHLKDVEEYEVSEIAEMMEMEENAVRVNLMRARQKVKEQISQLMSYEQRQISK, encoded by the coding sequence ATGACCCAAGAGACCTTTAAGGATACGGTATTCATTCTCAAAGATGAGATGTATCGCTTTGCGAAAAGGTTCGTCATGAGCAGTGATGAAGCGGAAGATGTGGTGCAGGATTTAATGATTAAGTTTTGGCAGAAGAAGGAAGAGCTGGGACAATTCGGGAATTTAAAGTCCTATGCGTTGAAAGCCGTCCGGAACGAATGCCTGAACCGGCTGAAGCACCACGATGTGAAGTTAGGATTTGCAGATATGCAGCTTCACCGCTCGGAGCTTTACAGTATGGAGGTGAATAATCTGAAAGAGCAGATTATCGGGTATATCAACCAGCTTCCGGAAAAACAAAAGATGGTTATCCATTTGAAAGATGTAGAAGAATATGAAGTTTCAGAAATTGCTGAAATGATGGAAATGGAAGAAAACGCAGTAAGGGTAAATCTGATGCGTGCTAGACAAAAAGTAAAAGAACAAATCTCACAACTGATGAGCTATGAACAACGACAAATTTCAAAATAA